From one Rhizobium lentis genomic stretch:
- a CDS encoding ABC transporter ATP-binding protein, with product MATSVVLQKVEKRYGAFDVIHGIDLTIDPGEFVVFVGPSGCGKSTLLRMIAGLEEISGGALLLDSERMNEVAPAKRGIAMVFQSYALYPHMSVYKNLAFGLETAGYKKAEIQPKVKRAAEILQIEKLLERKPKALSGGQRQRVAIGRAIVREPRIFLFDEPLSNLDAELRVQMRVEISRLHRQLGNTMIYVTHDQVEAMTMADKIVVLNSGRIEQVGAPLDLYNNPANRFVAGFIGSPKMNFLKARIEEVGETETSIHVCGNSVRLPRRLKGEAGQDVTFGIRPEHLSLAGGAIALSTVNVDIVENLGGATMLYTTTPDGQLLTVALDGQQKVERGTNVTTYFDPARCHVFDASGRTI from the coding sequence ATGGCAACCAGTGTCGTTCTTCAGAAGGTCGAGAAGCGCTACGGCGCCTTCGATGTGATCCATGGCATCGACCTGACGATCGATCCCGGCGAATTCGTCGTTTTCGTCGGTCCCTCGGGCTGCGGAAAATCGACCCTTCTGCGCATGATCGCCGGTCTTGAGGAAATCTCGGGTGGCGCCCTGCTGCTGGATAGCGAGCGCATGAACGAGGTGGCGCCGGCCAAGCGCGGCATCGCCATGGTCTTCCAATCCTACGCGCTTTATCCCCACATGTCGGTTTACAAGAACCTCGCCTTCGGCCTGGAGACGGCGGGTTACAAGAAGGCCGAGATCCAGCCGAAGGTGAAGCGCGCTGCCGAAATCCTGCAGATCGAAAAGCTTCTGGAGCGCAAGCCGAAGGCGCTCTCCGGCGGCCAGCGCCAGCGCGTGGCGATCGGCCGCGCCATCGTGCGCGAGCCGCGCATCTTCCTGTTCGACGAGCCGCTGTCCAATCTCGACGCCGAACTGCGTGTGCAGATGCGCGTCGAAATCTCCCGCCTGCACCGGCAGCTCGGCAACACAATGATCTACGTCACCCACGACCAGGTTGAGGCCATGACGATGGCGGACAAGATCGTTGTACTGAATTCCGGCCGCATCGAGCAGGTCGGAGCGCCGCTCGATCTCTACAACAATCCCGCCAACCGCTTTGTCGCCGGCTTCATCGGCAGCCCGAAGATGAATTTCCTCAAGGCTCGCATTGAAGAGGTCGGAGAGACCGAAACCAGCATCCATGTCTGCGGCAACTCCGTTCGCCTGCCGCGCCGGCTGAAAGGCGAGGCCGGCCAGGACGTCACTTTTGGTATCCGCCCGGAGCATCTGTCGCTTGCCGGCGGCGCCATCGCGCTCTCCACCGTCAACGTCGATATCGTCGAAAATCTCGGCGGCGCCACCATGCTCTACACCACCACGCCGGATGGCCAGCTTTTGACTGTTGCGCTTGACGGTCAGCAGAAGGTCGAGCGCGGCACCAATGTGACGACCTACTTCGATCCGGCCCGTTGTCACGTCTTCGATGCCTCGGGCAGGACGATCTGA
- a CDS encoding dihydrodipicolinate synthase family protein produces MTTINLPLDGKIVPYSLTGTPIELKRRDAKSFPRIAFAAAHVVADPLADNDPWLMPAIDWERTLAFRHRLWDLGLGVAEAMDTAQRGMGLGWPEARDLIRRALAEAAGRNDALIACGAGTDHLSPGPDVTIDTIIRAYEEQIETVEAAGGRIILMASRALAVAAKGPDDYVRVYDRILRQVREPVIIHWLGEMFDPALEGYWGNGDHLKAMETCLQVIEANAAKVDGIKISLLSKEKEVTMRRQLPKAVRMYTGDDFNYAELIAGDEEGHSDALLGIFDAIAPAASAALEALGRKSNHEFFDLLEPTVPLSRHIFKAPTRFYKTGVVFLAYLNGLQDHFVMVGGQQSTRSLAHLAELFRLADKARVLADPELAAARMRQVLAVHGVH; encoded by the coding sequence GTGACCACGATCAATCTTCCCCTCGACGGCAAGATCGTTCCCTACTCGCTGACCGGCACGCCGATCGAACTCAAAAGACGCGATGCCAAGAGCTTTCCGCGCATCGCCTTTGCCGCTGCGCATGTGGTGGCCGATCCGCTCGCCGACAATGATCCGTGGCTGATGCCGGCGATCGACTGGGAGCGGACGCTCGCCTTTCGTCACCGGCTCTGGGACCTCGGGCTCGGCGTTGCCGAAGCGATGGACACGGCGCAGCGCGGCATGGGCCTCGGCTGGCCTGAGGCCCGCGACCTCATCCGGCGGGCGCTTGCCGAGGCGGCCGGCCGCAACGACGCATTGATTGCCTGCGGCGCCGGCACCGATCACCTCTCGCCCGGTCCCGACGTGACCATCGACACGATCATCAGGGCCTATGAAGAGCAGATCGAAACGGTCGAGGCGGCCGGCGGGCGCATCATCCTGATGGCGAGCCGGGCGCTTGCCGTCGCGGCAAAAGGCCCGGACGACTATGTCAGGGTCTATGACCGCATCCTCCGCCAGGTCAGGGAACCCGTCATCATCCATTGGCTCGGAGAAATGTTCGACCCGGCGCTTGAGGGATATTGGGGCAATGGCGACCACCTGAAGGCAATGGAAACCTGCCTGCAGGTGATCGAGGCCAATGCCGCCAAGGTCGACGGCATAAAGATTTCGCTGCTTTCCAAAGAGAAGGAAGTGACCATGCGCCGGCAATTGCCGAAAGCCGTGCGCATGTATACCGGCGACGACTTCAACTATGCCGAACTGATAGCCGGCGATGAAGAGGGCCATTCGGACGCGCTGCTCGGAATTTTCGACGCGATCGCGCCGGCAGCGTCCGCCGCGCTCGAGGCGCTCGGCCGCAAGAGCAACCATGAATTCTTCGACCTGCTCGAGCCGACCGTTCCGCTGTCGCGCCACATCTTCAAGGCGCCGACCCGCTTCTACAAGACCGGCGTCGTCTTCCTCGCCTATCTCAACGGCCTGCAGGACCATTTCGTCATGGTCGGCGGCCAACAGAGCACGCGCTCGCTGGCGCACCTGGCCGAGCTCTTCCGGCTGGCCGACAAGGCACGGGTGCTCGCCGATCCGGAACTCGCAGCGGCGCGCATGCGCCAAGTGCTTGCCGTTCACGGCGTTCACTGA
- a CDS encoding carbohydrate ABC transporter permease translates to MTEMTASVTAARPPSDITKRSLPASLVIHALLIAASLLMLYPLLWMVSASVRPENEIFSSTSIIPSSIDFSSYVRGWTGLDVSFGRFFWNSLVISVLVVTGNVIACSLTAYAFARLRFAGRNFWFAIMLGTLMIPYHVTLIPQYVLFLDLGWVNTILPLVVPKFLASDAFFIFLMVQFFRGIPRELDEAAMMDGCSAWRIYWKIMLPLSLPVLATAAIFSFIWTWDDFFGPLIYLNDMNTYTIQLGLRTFVDSTSASDWGGLFAMSTLTLVPVFFFFLFFQRLLIEGIATTGMKR, encoded by the coding sequence ATGACTGAGATGACCGCTTCCGTCACCGCGGCCAGGCCGCCATCGGACATTACCAAACGCAGCCTGCCGGCCTCGCTCGTTATCCACGCCCTGCTCATCGCCGCTTCGCTGCTCATGCTCTATCCGCTGCTATGGATGGTTTCGGCATCGGTCCGCCCGGAAAACGAGATATTTTCGTCGACCTCGATCATACCCTCGTCGATCGATTTCTCTTCCTATGTGCGCGGCTGGACTGGGCTCGACGTCAGTTTCGGCCGGTTCTTCTGGAATTCGCTCGTCATCTCGGTGCTGGTCGTGACCGGCAATGTCATCGCCTGTTCTCTGACGGCCTATGCCTTCGCGCGGCTGCGTTTCGCCGGCCGGAACTTCTGGTTCGCCATCATGCTCGGCACGCTGATGATCCCCTATCACGTGACGCTGATCCCGCAATATGTGCTCTTCCTCGATCTCGGTTGGGTAAACACCATCCTGCCGCTCGTCGTGCCGAAGTTCCTGGCAAGCGACGCCTTCTTCATCTTCCTGATGGTGCAGTTCTTCCGCGGTATCCCGCGCGAACTCGATGAGGCGGCGATGATGGATGGCTGCAGCGCCTGGCGCATCTACTGGAAGATCATGCTGCCGCTGTCACTGCCGGTGCTGGCGACGGCCGCCATCTTCTCCTTCATCTGGACCTGGGACGATTTCTTCGGTCCGCTGATCTATTTGAACGACATGAACACCTACACGATCCAGCTCGGCCTGCGCACCTTCGTGGATTCCACCAGCGCTTCGGATTGGGGCGGCCTCTTCGCCATGTCGACGCTGACGCTCGTGCCGGTGTTCTTCTTCTTCCTGTTCTTCCAGCGCCTGCTGATCGAAGGCATCGCCACGACGGGCATGAAACGCTGA
- a CDS encoding ABC transporter substrate-binding protein, translated as MTLRVSRRNFVAGGAALLSLSALGTSALAQETRLRLLWWGSQPRADRTNKVSQLYQTKNPGTSITGEFLGWGDYWPRLATQVAGRNAPDVIQMDYRYIVQYARRGALAPLESYMPAKLNLDDFDKAQIEGGSVDGHLYGVSLGANSAATVLNTTAFKEAGVDLPTQATTWEEFARMGAEITKSGKRKGMFGIADGSGAEPLFENWLRQRGKALYTADGKIGFGVEDASEWYDMWAKFREAGACVPADIQALDKNDIETNTVSLGKSAAGFAHSNQFVAYQAMNKDKLALTNYMRIKPDSKGGHYRKPSMFFSVSAQSKAVDKAVDYVNFFVKNPEAALLLDVERGIPESAAMREVVATKLDENGKVALAYVSGLGDLAGKLPPPPPAGAGEADLMLRNIAEQVGFGQLSPSDGGKQLVTEITQILARG; from the coding sequence ATGACTCTACGTGTAAGCAGACGTAATTTCGTTGCGGGAGGGGCGGCGCTTCTGTCGCTGTCTGCGCTCGGAACCAGTGCCTTGGCACAGGAAACGCGCCTGCGTCTCCTGTGGTGGGGCTCGCAGCCGCGCGCCGACCGTACCAACAAGGTGTCGCAGCTCTACCAGACGAAGAACCCGGGCACCTCGATCACCGGGGAATTCCTGGGCTGGGGCGATTACTGGCCGCGTCTTGCGACCCAGGTCGCCGGCCGCAACGCGCCCGATGTCATTCAGATGGACTATCGCTACATCGTTCAATACGCCCGGCGCGGCGCGCTCGCACCGCTCGAATCCTACATGCCGGCCAAGCTCAATCTCGACGATTTCGACAAGGCTCAGATCGAAGGCGGCAGCGTCGACGGCCATCTCTACGGCGTCAGCCTGGGCGCGAATTCGGCTGCAACGGTGTTGAACACCACGGCCTTCAAGGAAGCCGGCGTCGATCTGCCGACGCAGGCAACCACCTGGGAAGAATTCGCCCGCATGGGTGCGGAGATCACCAAATCAGGCAAGCGCAAGGGCATGTTCGGTATCGCCGACGGCAGCGGCGCGGAACCCTTGTTCGAAAACTGGCTGCGCCAGCGGGGCAAGGCGCTCTATACCGCCGATGGCAAGATCGGTTTCGGTGTGGAGGACGCCTCGGAATGGTACGACATGTGGGCCAAGTTCCGCGAGGCCGGCGCCTGCGTTCCAGCTGATATTCAGGCTCTCGACAAGAACGATATCGAAACCAACACCGTATCGCTCGGCAAGTCGGCGGCCGGTTTTGCCCATTCCAACCAGTTCGTCGCATATCAGGCCATGAACAAGGACAAGCTGGCGCTCACCAACTACATGCGCATCAAGCCGGATTCGAAGGGCGGCCACTATCGCAAGCCTTCGATGTTCTTCTCGGTTTCGGCTCAGTCGAAGGCGGTGGACAAGGCGGTGGATTACGTCAATTTCTTCGTCAAGAACCCCGAAGCAGCGCTGCTTCTCGATGTCGAGCGCGGCATTCCGGAATCGGCCGCCATGCGCGAAGTCGTCGCGACGAAGCTCGATGAGAACGGCAAGGTTGCATTGGCCTATGTCAGTGGCCTTGGCGACCTCGCCGGCAAATTGCCGCCCCCGCCCCCGGCCGGCGCCGGTGAAGCCGATCTGATGCTGCGTAATATCGCCGAACAGGTCGGCTTCGGACAACTGTCTCCTTCCGACGGTGGCAAGCAACTTGTCACCGAAATCACGCAGATTCTCGCACGAGGCTGA
- a CDS encoding Gfo/Idh/MocA family protein: MARLGIILHGVTGRMGYNQHLVRSILAFRDQGGITLKSGEKLEIDPIIVGRNGAKMEELAKKHSIKRWSTDLDAALANPDDTIFFDAGTTLMRAELLSKALDAGKHVYCEKPISDDLKVAIDLARKARRSGLKHGVVQDKLFLPGLRKLALLKESGFFGKILSVRGEFGYWVFEGDWGVPAQRPSWNYRKADGGGIILDMLCHWRYVLDNLFGEVKAVSCLGATHIGRRVDEQGKPYDCDTDDAAYATFELEGGAIAQINSSWAVRVRRDDLVTFQVDGTHGSAVAGLTKCWSQHRVNTPKPVWNPDQPQTIDFYKTWDEVPDTQAFDNGFKAQWEMFIRHVVEDAPWPYGLEAGAKGVQLAELGLKSWAERRWLDVPALEF, encoded by the coding sequence ATGGCACGCTTGGGAATCATCTTGCACGGCGTCACCGGCCGCATGGGTTACAACCAGCACTTGGTGCGCTCGATCCTGGCCTTCCGCGACCAGGGCGGCATCACGCTGAAATCGGGAGAAAAACTCGAGATCGATCCGATCATCGTCGGCCGCAACGGCGCCAAGATGGAAGAGCTGGCGAAGAAGCACAGCATCAAGCGCTGGTCGACCGATCTCGATGCCGCTCTCGCCAATCCCGACGATACGATCTTCTTCGATGCGGGCACGACGCTGATGCGCGCCGAGCTTCTGTCCAAGGCGCTCGATGCCGGCAAGCACGTCTATTGCGAAAAGCCGATTTCCGACGATCTGAAGGTGGCGATCGACCTTGCCCGCAAGGCGCGCCGCTCCGGGCTGAAGCACGGCGTCGTACAGGACAAGCTCTTCCTGCCTGGCCTGCGCAAGCTGGCGCTGCTGAAGGAGTCCGGCTTCTTCGGCAAGATCCTCTCGGTGCGCGGCGAATTCGGCTACTGGGTCTTCGAAGGCGATTGGGGCGTGCCCGCCCAACGGCCTTCGTGGAATTACCGCAAGGCCGACGGCGGCGGCATCATCCTCGATATGCTGTGCCACTGGCGCTACGTGCTCGACAATCTGTTCGGCGAGGTCAAGGCCGTGTCCTGCCTCGGCGCCACCCATATCGGGCGGCGCGTCGATGAGCAGGGCAAGCCCTATGATTGCGATACCGATGATGCGGCCTATGCGACCTTCGAACTGGAAGGCGGCGCGATCGCCCAGATCAACTCCTCGTGGGCGGTGCGCGTGCGCCGTGACGACCTCGTCACCTTCCAGGTCGACGGCACGCATGGTTCGGCCGTCGCCGGCCTGACGAAATGCTGGAGCCAGCACCGTGTCAACACGCCGAAGCCGGTCTGGAACCCGGACCAGCCGCAGACGATCGATTTCTACAAGACCTGGGACGAGGTTCCGGATACGCAGGCCTTCGACAACGGGTTCAAGGCGCAGTGGGAAATGTTCATCCGTCATGTCGTCGAAGATGCGCCGTGGCCCTATGGGCTGGAAGCCGGCGCCAAGGGCGTGCAGCTTGCCGAGCTTGGGCTCAAATCCTGGGCCGAGCGCCGCTGGCTCGATGTTCCCGCGCTGGAGTTTTGA
- a CDS encoding carbohydrate ABC transporter permease, which yields MSNAMRTPAGAISVERYQGAVAEGRFRRLWNANAPGYLFLLPWLVGFFGLTLGPALISLYLSFTDYDMLQSPRWVGMANYVRIATADPKFSAAMDVTLTYVVFSVPFKLTFALLVAMALNRGLRGLTVYRAIFYLPSLLGGSVAIAVLWRQLFASDGLVNAALSQFGIEGPSWISHPNYSIYTLVALSVWQFGSPMIIFLAGLRQIPQDMYEAASLDGASKFRQFYKITLPLLTPVIFFNAVVQTIEAFKAFTPAFIISGGTGGPINSTLFYTLYLYQEAFGNFRMGYASALAWILVVIIAIFTAFSFLTSRYWVHYDD from the coding sequence ATGAGCAATGCGATGCGCACGCCCGCAGGGGCCATATCAGTGGAAAGATATCAGGGGGCCGTGGCAGAAGGACGCTTCAGGCGTCTCTGGAATGCCAATGCTCCCGGCTATCTCTTCCTCCTTCCCTGGCTCGTCGGCTTTTTCGGGCTGACGCTCGGGCCGGCCCTGATTTCGCTCTACCTCTCCTTCACCGACTACGACATGCTCCAGTCGCCGCGGTGGGTGGGAATGGCGAATTACGTGCGCATCGCCACGGCGGATCCGAAATTCTCGGCCGCCATGGACGTCACCCTGACTTACGTCGTCTTCTCCGTACCGTTCAAGCTGACCTTCGCCCTGCTGGTCGCCATGGCGCTGAACCGCGGCCTGCGCGGCTTGACTGTCTATCGCGCCATCTTCTACCTGCCGTCGCTCCTCGGCGGCAGCGTCGCGATCGCCGTGCTCTGGCGTCAGCTTTTCGCCAGTGATGGCCTCGTCAATGCCGCGCTCTCGCAGTTCGGCATTGAAGGTCCGAGCTGGATCTCGCATCCGAACTATTCGATCTACACGCTGGTGGCACTGTCCGTCTGGCAATTCGGCTCGCCGATGATCATCTTCCTCGCCGGCCTGCGCCAGATCCCGCAGGACATGTATGAGGCCGCGAGCCTCGACGGCGCCTCGAAGTTCCGGCAATTCTACAAGATCACGCTGCCGCTTCTGACCCCGGTGATCTTCTTCAACGCCGTCGTCCAGACGATCGAAGCCTTCAAGGCCTTCACGCCGGCCTTCATCATATCCGGCGGCACCGGTGGGCCGATCAATTCGACGCTGTTCTACACGCTCTACCTCTATCAGGAAGCCTTCGGCAATTTCCGCATGGGCTATGCCTCGGCGCTCGCCTGGATCCTGGTGGTGATCATCGCGATCTTCACCGCCTTCTCCTTCCTGACCTCGCGCTACTGGGTGCACTACGATGACTGA
- a CDS encoding Gfo/Idh/MocA family protein, translating into MAAMGKSDMSMKTVAIVGCGIGRSHIVEGYLPHADKFKVAAICDLDVQRLAAVGDEFGIERRTTSFAELLADDAIDIIDICTPPGVHLEQVVAALSAGKHVVCEKPLTGSLAGVDTIMEAERTAKGVLMPIFQYRYGDGIQKAKRIIDAGIAGKAYTASVETFWLRKPEYYAVPWRGKWATELGGVLVTHALHLHDMLMHLMGPAARVFGRVATRVNDIEVEDCASASLLMENGAFVSLSCTLGSQEQISRLRLHFENVTFESTHEPYTPGKDPWKIIAANDDIKQKIDRVVGDWQPVAPRFTTQMGQFHAFLSGQGPLPVTTSDARRALELVTAIYQSSDSGAEVPLPVGPDSPKYADWRARTK; encoded by the coding sequence ATGGCGGCAATGGGAAAGAGTGACATGAGCATGAAGACAGTCGCGATCGTCGGCTGCGGCATCGGCCGCTCCCACATCGTCGAAGGCTATCTGCCACATGCCGACAAGTTCAAGGTCGCGGCGATCTGCGACCTCGACGTTCAGCGCCTGGCGGCGGTCGGTGACGAGTTCGGGATCGAACGCCGCACCACCTCCTTTGCCGAACTCCTGGCCGACGATGCGATCGACATCATCGATATTTGCACGCCGCCCGGCGTCCATCTGGAACAGGTGGTTGCGGCCCTTTCCGCCGGCAAGCACGTCGTCTGTGAAAAGCCGCTGACGGGCTCGCTCGCCGGCGTCGATACGATCATGGAAGCGGAAAGGACCGCCAAGGGCGTGCTGATGCCAATCTTCCAGTACCGTTACGGCGATGGCATCCAGAAGGCCAAACGGATCATTGACGCCGGCATTGCCGGCAAAGCCTATACGGCTTCCGTCGAAACCTTCTGGCTGCGCAAGCCCGAATATTACGCCGTTCCCTGGCGCGGCAAATGGGCGACCGAACTCGGCGGCGTGCTCGTCACCCATGCTTTGCACCTGCACGACATGCTGATGCATCTGATGGGCCCGGCCGCGAGGGTCTTCGGCCGCGTCGCCACCCGTGTCAACGATATCGAGGTCGAGGACTGCGCCTCCGCCAGCCTGCTGATGGAAAACGGTGCCTTCGTCTCGCTGTCCTGCACGCTCGGTTCGCAGGAACAGATCAGCCGGCTGAGACTGCACTTCGAGAATGTCACTTTCGAAAGCACGCATGAGCCCTACACGCCGGGCAAGGATCCCTGGAAGATCATCGCCGCCAACGACGACATCAAGCAGAAGATCGACCGGGTGGTCGGCGACTGGCAGCCGGTCGCGCCGCGCTTCACCACCCAGATGGGCCAGTTCCATGCCTTCCTCAGCGGCCAGGGGCCGCTGCCGGTGACCACGAGCGATGCGCGCCGCGCGCTGGAACTCGTCACCGCCATCTACCAGTCTTCCGACAGCGGTGCCGAGGTGCCGCTGCCGGTCGGTCCCGACAGTCCGAAATACGCCGATTGGCGGGCAAGAACAAAGTAA
- a CDS encoding TetR/AcrR family transcriptional regulator: MNDSGGKRDKKQARRPSTERTTQRDPERTRAAILEAATREFAENGMGGARVDAIAERAGTNKRMLYHYFGDKEQLYLKVLEEAYVGIRTAERALHIGDRSPEEGIGELALFTWRYFLQHPEFLSLLGTENLHRARWLRQSVRLKELHSHLIGELSQVLEQGKKQGVFIETADPLHVYLTIASLGYFYLSNQYTLSTIFGRDLVDPANLNAWERHIVHVTLASIKR; encoded by the coding sequence ATGAACGACAGCGGGGGAAAAAGGGACAAGAAACAGGCGCGGCGACCGTCTACGGAACGGACGACGCAACGCGATCCGGAGCGGACGCGCGCCGCGATCCTTGAAGCGGCAACCCGGGAATTTGCCGAAAACGGCATGGGCGGAGCCCGTGTCGATGCCATCGCCGAGCGCGCCGGCACCAACAAACGCATGCTCTACCACTATTTCGGCGATAAGGAGCAGCTCTACCTCAAGGTGCTCGAAGAGGCCTATGTCGGCATCCGCACGGCCGAGCGCGCGCTGCATATCGGCGACCGCAGCCCGGAAGAAGGAATCGGCGAACTAGCGCTTTTCACCTGGCGTTATTTCCTCCAACACCCGGAGTTCCTGAGCCTGCTCGGCACGGAAAACCTGCATCGCGCCCGGTGGCTGCGCCAGTCCGTCCGGCTCAAGGAGCTGCATTCGCATCTGATCGGCGAGCTTTCACAAGTGCTGGAGCAGGGAAAGAAACAGGGCGTGTTCATCGAGACAGCCGATCCCCTGCATGTCTACCTGACGATCGCTTCGCTCGGTTATTTCTATCTTTCCAACCAGTACACGCTCTCGACCATTTTCGGCCGCGACTTGGTGGATCCGGCCAATCTCAATGCCTGGGAAAGGCATATCGTCCACGTCACGCTCGCCTCGATCAAGCGCTGA